The following coding sequences are from one Clarias gariepinus isolate MV-2021 ecotype Netherlands chromosome 19, CGAR_prim_01v2, whole genome shotgun sequence window:
- the rbm14a gene encoding RNA-binding protein 14a isoform X1 has translation MDDTSVVKLFVGNLAVETSQDDLIALFAPYGKLETITLLRQFAFVHLQGEADLAIRGLNGIEFRGRTLVVEESRGRPQNSIKVYVGNLSALCTTDELHELFSRFGNVLECEKVKTKPNSSVGYTFVHMEHQENAENAIEALHGTSYMGRPLSVELSKVQQTKPAAVSKVPCARCGTQGHFAGECPTRPPLEHHQSQAAVLAAAAAAAAGLPIQVQQSVHNSFFNTNTSDPTYAALKGLTEGSGSAGKPVSAAVYGALASQVYGSVADQVYGQGTGDSGYPPAVEAPSATTATNPVYGTNASAYTGPAYGSMGGAEADPQAIFEAARQRFIEQGQQVLAEQQAITKPDRDRSPVRRSALLPDPVPQPISAARPKRRALLPTPPGGPEMPAIKEGDPIARCYAEYVQQYQQYQHYQQYQQYQQYQYYYPPPPPPPQMPTMPMPPSGQMDGNHLAAPGTSASPRAMHLRLSSVFHFNAERWWGTCTNTNTHTYTTWSH, from the exons ATGGACGACACCAGTGTGGTGAAGCTCTTTGTTGGGAATCTGGCAGTGGAAACATCACAAGATGACCTAATAGCACTTTTTGCCCCTTATGGAAAGCTGGAGACCATTACTTTACTGAGGCAATTTGCCTTTGTTCATCTGCAGGGAGAAGCTGACCTTGCCATTCGTGGTCTAAATGGTATAGAGTTTCGTGGTCGCACCCTTGTTGTCGAAGAGTCTCGAGGAAGACCTCAGAACTCTATCAAAGTATATGTGGGGAACCTGAGTGCTCTGTGCACGACTGACGAACTGCATGAGCTGTTCTCTCGTTTCGGCAACGTCTTGgagtgtgaaaaagtgaaaa CCAAACCCAACTCCTCAGTAGGTTATACGTTTGTACACATGGAGCATCAAGAGAATGCGGAGAACGCCATTGAGGCCCTCCATGGGACCTCTTACATGGGCCGTCCACTCTCTGTGGAGCTTTCAAAAGTCCAGCAAACCAAGCCAGCTGCTGTGTCCAAGGTGCCGTGTGCACGTTGTGGCACACAGGGACATTTCGCCGGTGAGTGTCCTACCAGGCCGCCCTTGGAGCACCACCAGAGTCAAGCAGCTGTGCTAGCTGCTGCAGCAGCCGCTGCTGCTGGACTTCCTATTCAAGTGCAACAGAGCGTGCACAACTCTTTCTTTAACACCAACACCTCTGATCCGACATATGCAGCCCTGAAGGGTCTGACTGAAGGCAGTGGGTCAGCCGGTAAGCCAGTGAGCGCTGCAGTTTACGGTGCGCTGGCAAGTCAAGTGTATGGTTCTGTGGCTGATCAGGTCTATGGCCAGGGAACAGGTGATTCAGGCTACCCACCTGCAGTAGAGGCTCCATCGGCCACCACAGCTACAAACCCTGTCTATGGAACAAATGCCTCTGCATATACAGGCCCTGCCTATGGGTCCATGGGTGGGGCAGAGGCTGATCCACAAGCCATATTCGAGGCCGCTCGGCAGCGATTCATTGAGCAGGGCCAGCAGGTATTGGCTGAGCAGCAGGCCATTACAAAACCAGACCGGGACCGGAGCCCGGTGAGACGTTCTGCTCTGCTGCCTGACCCTGTTCCTCAGCCCATTAGTGCTGCGAGACCCAAACGCCGCGCTCTGCTGCCCACACCACCTGGAGGACCTGAAATGCCTGCTATTAAAGAGGGAGACCCTATTGCGAG GTGCTATGCAGAGTATGTCCAGCAGTACCAACAGTACCAACATTACCAGCAGTACCAACAGTATCAACAGTACCAGTACTACTATCCACCACCACCCCCACCACCCCAGATGCCCACCATGCCAATGCCACCTTCAGGGCAGATGGATGGCAATCACCTCGCGGCTCCTGGAACCAGCGCATCTCCAAGAGC AATGCACCTCAGACTGTCTTCAGTCTTTCATTTCAACGCTGAGAGATGGTGGGGTActtgcacaaacacaaacacgcacacatacacaacatgGTCTCACTGA
- the rbm14a gene encoding RNA-binding protein 14a isoform X2: MDDTSVVKLFVGNLAVETSQDDLIALFAPYGKLETITLLRQFAFVHLQGEADLAIRGLNGIEFRGRTLVVEESRGRPQNSIKVYVGNLSALCTTDELHELFSRFGNVLECEKVKTKPNSSVGYTFVHMEHQENAENAIEALHGTSYMGRPLSVELSKVQQTKPAAVSKVPCARCGTQGHFAGECPTRPPLEHHQSQAAVLAAAAAAAAGLPIQVQQSVHNSFFNTNTSDPTYAALKGLTEGSGSAGKPVSAAVYGALASQVYGSVADQVYGQGTGDSGYPPAVEAPSATTATNPVYGTNASAYTGPAYGSMGGAEADPQAIFEAARQRFIEQGQQVLAEQQAITKPDRDRSPVRRSALLPDPVPQPISAARPKRRALLPTPPGGPEMPAIKEGDPIARCYAEYVQQYQQYQHYQQYQQYQQYQYYYPPPPPPPQMPTMPMPPSGQMDGNHLAAPGTSASPRAYEPPPPHQDPHLRSPDYSHYHMPEPTYR; this comes from the exons ATGGACGACACCAGTGTGGTGAAGCTCTTTGTTGGGAATCTGGCAGTGGAAACATCACAAGATGACCTAATAGCACTTTTTGCCCCTTATGGAAAGCTGGAGACCATTACTTTACTGAGGCAATTTGCCTTTGTTCATCTGCAGGGAGAAGCTGACCTTGCCATTCGTGGTCTAAATGGTATAGAGTTTCGTGGTCGCACCCTTGTTGTCGAAGAGTCTCGAGGAAGACCTCAGAACTCTATCAAAGTATATGTGGGGAACCTGAGTGCTCTGTGCACGACTGACGAACTGCATGAGCTGTTCTCTCGTTTCGGCAACGTCTTGgagtgtgaaaaagtgaaaa CCAAACCCAACTCCTCAGTAGGTTATACGTTTGTACACATGGAGCATCAAGAGAATGCGGAGAACGCCATTGAGGCCCTCCATGGGACCTCTTACATGGGCCGTCCACTCTCTGTGGAGCTTTCAAAAGTCCAGCAAACCAAGCCAGCTGCTGTGTCCAAGGTGCCGTGTGCACGTTGTGGCACACAGGGACATTTCGCCGGTGAGTGTCCTACCAGGCCGCCCTTGGAGCACCACCAGAGTCAAGCAGCTGTGCTAGCTGCTGCAGCAGCCGCTGCTGCTGGACTTCCTATTCAAGTGCAACAGAGCGTGCACAACTCTTTCTTTAACACCAACACCTCTGATCCGACATATGCAGCCCTGAAGGGTCTGACTGAAGGCAGTGGGTCAGCCGGTAAGCCAGTGAGCGCTGCAGTTTACGGTGCGCTGGCAAGTCAAGTGTATGGTTCTGTGGCTGATCAGGTCTATGGCCAGGGAACAGGTGATTCAGGCTACCCACCTGCAGTAGAGGCTCCATCGGCCACCACAGCTACAAACCCTGTCTATGGAACAAATGCCTCTGCATATACAGGCCCTGCCTATGGGTCCATGGGTGGGGCAGAGGCTGATCCACAAGCCATATTCGAGGCCGCTCGGCAGCGATTCATTGAGCAGGGCCAGCAGGTATTGGCTGAGCAGCAGGCCATTACAAAACCAGACCGGGACCGGAGCCCGGTGAGACGTTCTGCTCTGCTGCCTGACCCTGTTCCTCAGCCCATTAGTGCTGCGAGACCCAAACGCCGCGCTCTGCTGCCCACACCACCTGGAGGACCTGAAATGCCTGCTATTAAAGAGGGAGACCCTATTGCGAG GTGCTATGCAGAGTATGTCCAGCAGTACCAACAGTACCAACATTACCAGCAGTACCAACAGTATCAACAGTACCAGTACTACTATCCACCACCACCCCCACCACCCCAGATGCCCACCATGCCAATGCCACCTTCAGGGCAGATGGATGGCAATCACCTCGCGGCTCCTGGAACCAGCGCATCTCCAAGAGCGTATGAGCCACCTCCACCACACCAGGATCCCCACCTCCGCAGTCCTGACTACTCCCACTACCACATGCCAGAGCCCACATACCGATAG
- the rbm14a gene encoding RNA-binding protein 14a isoform X3: MDDTSVVKLFVGNLAVETSQDDLIALFAPYGKLETITLLRQFAFVHLQGEADLAIRGLNGIEFRGRTLVVEESRGRPQNSIKVYVGNLSALCTTDELHELFSRFGNVLECEKVKTKPNSSVGYTFVHMEHQENAENAIEALHGTSYMGRPLSVELSKVQQTKPAAVSKVPCARCGTQGHFAGECPTRPPLEHHQSQAAVLAAAAAAAAGLPIQVQQSVHNSFFNTNTSDPTYAALKGLTEGSGSAGKPVSAAVYGALASQVYGSVADQVYGQGTGDSGYPPAVEAPSATTATNPVYGTNASAYTGPAYGSMGGAEADPQAIFEAARQRFIEQGQQVLAEQQAITKPDRDRSPVRRSALLPDPVPQPISAARPKRRALLPTPPGGPEMPAIKEGDPIARCYAEYVQQYQQYQHYQQYQQYQQYQYYYPPPPPPPQMPTMPMPPSGQMDGNHLAAPGTSASPRAMHLRLSSVFHFNAERWWAKMAPGPQDAKLHMTGEEN; this comes from the exons ATGGACGACACCAGTGTGGTGAAGCTCTTTGTTGGGAATCTGGCAGTGGAAACATCACAAGATGACCTAATAGCACTTTTTGCCCCTTATGGAAAGCTGGAGACCATTACTTTACTGAGGCAATTTGCCTTTGTTCATCTGCAGGGAGAAGCTGACCTTGCCATTCGTGGTCTAAATGGTATAGAGTTTCGTGGTCGCACCCTTGTTGTCGAAGAGTCTCGAGGAAGACCTCAGAACTCTATCAAAGTATATGTGGGGAACCTGAGTGCTCTGTGCACGACTGACGAACTGCATGAGCTGTTCTCTCGTTTCGGCAACGTCTTGgagtgtgaaaaagtgaaaa CCAAACCCAACTCCTCAGTAGGTTATACGTTTGTACACATGGAGCATCAAGAGAATGCGGAGAACGCCATTGAGGCCCTCCATGGGACCTCTTACATGGGCCGTCCACTCTCTGTGGAGCTTTCAAAAGTCCAGCAAACCAAGCCAGCTGCTGTGTCCAAGGTGCCGTGTGCACGTTGTGGCACACAGGGACATTTCGCCGGTGAGTGTCCTACCAGGCCGCCCTTGGAGCACCACCAGAGTCAAGCAGCTGTGCTAGCTGCTGCAGCAGCCGCTGCTGCTGGACTTCCTATTCAAGTGCAACAGAGCGTGCACAACTCTTTCTTTAACACCAACACCTCTGATCCGACATATGCAGCCCTGAAGGGTCTGACTGAAGGCAGTGGGTCAGCCGGTAAGCCAGTGAGCGCTGCAGTTTACGGTGCGCTGGCAAGTCAAGTGTATGGTTCTGTGGCTGATCAGGTCTATGGCCAGGGAACAGGTGATTCAGGCTACCCACCTGCAGTAGAGGCTCCATCGGCCACCACAGCTACAAACCCTGTCTATGGAACAAATGCCTCTGCATATACAGGCCCTGCCTATGGGTCCATGGGTGGGGCAGAGGCTGATCCACAAGCCATATTCGAGGCCGCTCGGCAGCGATTCATTGAGCAGGGCCAGCAGGTATTGGCTGAGCAGCAGGCCATTACAAAACCAGACCGGGACCGGAGCCCGGTGAGACGTTCTGCTCTGCTGCCTGACCCTGTTCCTCAGCCCATTAGTGCTGCGAGACCCAAACGCCGCGCTCTGCTGCCCACACCACCTGGAGGACCTGAAATGCCTGCTATTAAAGAGGGAGACCCTATTGCGAG GTGCTATGCAGAGTATGTCCAGCAGTACCAACAGTACCAACATTACCAGCAGTACCAACAGTATCAACAGTACCAGTACTACTATCCACCACCACCCCCACCACCCCAGATGCCCACCATGCCAATGCCACCTTCAGGGCAGATGGATGGCAATCACCTCGCGGCTCCTGGAACCAGCGCATCTCCAAGAGC AATGCACCTCAGACTGTCTTCAGTCTTTCATTTCAACGCTGAGAGATGGTGGG CTAAAATGGCTCCCGGGCCTCAGGACGCCAAGTTGCACATGACGGGGGAAGAGAATTAG